One genomic segment of Fusobacterium sp. DD2 includes these proteins:
- a CDS encoding MBL fold metallo-hydrolase: MKIYYIYHSGFAVETENYKMIFDYYKETGYNIGEFNLESFLSGDKKVVVFSSHVHGDHFNPEILNWREINPDITYILSDDIKIKEKTSSIYMVHEGDTLDIDGINIKVFGSTDAGVSFYVGCDGETLFHAGDLNWWYWSDDTPEEEKYMRDLYMEKMDRIIDENLQIDYLFYPVDPRLENFSFLGVKYFIDSVRVKNIIPMHFWNNFNIIKDLEKELKDRKEKVIVYEKNMMKIV; this comes from the coding sequence ATGAAGATTTATTATATTTATCACAGTGGTTTTGCAGTTGAAACAGAAAATTATAAGATGATATTTGATTATTATAAAGAGACTGGATACAACATTGGTGAATTTAATCTGGAAAGTTTTTTAAGTGGTGATAAAAAAGTGGTAGTATTTTCTTCTCATGTACATGGAGACCACTTCAACCCTGAGATATTAAATTGGAGAGAGATAAATCCAGATATAACATATATTTTAAGTGATGATATAAAGATAAAAGAAAAAACTTCATCTATATATATGGTTCACGAAGGAGATACTCTGGATATTGATGGCATAAATATTAAGGTATTTGGCTCAACTGACGCAGGAGTATCATTTTATGTAGGTTGTGATGGAGAAACTCTATTTCATGCAGGAGATCTTAACTGGTGGTATTGGAGTGATGACACACCAGAAGAGGAAAAATATATGAGAGATTTATATATGGAGAAAATGGATAGAATAATTGATGAAAATCTTCAAATAGATTATCTTTTCTATCCTGTAGACCCAAGACTTGAAAATTTTTCATTTTTAGGTGTGAAATATTTTATAGATAGTGTAAGGGTAAAAAATATTATCCCAATGCACTTCTGGAATAACTTTAATATTATTAAAGATTTGGAAAAAGAGTTGAAAGATAGAAAAGAAAAAGTTATTGTATATGAAAAAAATATGATGAAAATAGTATAA
- a CDS encoding cation transporter gives MKKVIKINGMGCEHCVKSVKNALNSLGEIKVIEVKIGEATVEVPEGYKMEKINEALDDAGYDVIAIK, from the coding sequence ATGAAAAAAGTAATTAAAATCAACGGTATGGGTTGTGAACATTGCGTAAAAAGCGTTAAAAATGCTCTTAATTCATTGGGGGAAATAAAAGTAATAGAAGTAAAAATAGGAGAGGCAACAGTTGAGGTTCCTGAAGGATATAAAATGGAAAAAATCAACGAAGCTCTTGACGATGCCGGATACGATGTTATCGCTATAAAATAG
- a CDS encoding VOC family protein yields MFKFNHYNINVLDLEKSIKFYKDALGLSIQRTKDAKDGSYKIVYLGDGQSDFSLELTWLRDRKEKYDLGDEEFHLALTAEDYDKAYAMHKAMGVIIYENPAMGIYFIGDPDGYWIEIIPPKK; encoded by the coding sequence ATGTTTAAATTTAATCACTACAATATTAATGTATTGGATCTTGAAAAAAGTATCAAATTTTACAAAGATGCTCTTGGTCTTTCAATTCAAAGAACTAAAGATGCAAAAGATGGAAGTTATAAAATTGTCTATCTAGGAGATGGACAGTCAGATTTTTCCCTTGAACTTACATGGTTAAGAGACAGAAAAGAAAAATATGATCTTGGTGATGAAGAGTTCCATTTAGCTTTAACTGCAGAAGATTACGATAAAGCATATGCAATGCATAAAGCTATGGGAGTAATCATCTATGAAAATCCAGCTATGGGTATCTATTTTATAGGCGACCCAGATGGATATTGGATTGAGATTATTCCGCCTAAAAAATAG
- the gpmI gene encoding 2,3-bisphosphoglycerate-independent phosphoglycerate mutase produces MKKPLMLMILDGWGINTHPEQKNAITTANPETFNRLLKEYPHSQLEASGEAVGLPDGQMGNSEVGHLNIGSGRIIYQPLVEISKDIKDGTIYENPVLKEAFEAAVKGTGRVHFGGLVSNGGVHSHIDHLFGLLAMAKKYGVKAYVHAFLDGRDTPPKSGEGFLKELEAEMKKIGEGKIATISGRYYAMDRDKNWDRIKLAYDAIVLGEGKKASSATEAIENSYAENVTDEFVIPTVIDAEGLAKPGDVFINFNFRPDRAREITRALNDKDFTGFERKYPEIKYYCMRQYDATIDAPVIYADKEIKNTLGEVLSKAGMKQLRTAETEKYAHVTFFFNGGVEVPFPGEDRKLVASPKVATYDLQPEMSACGVTEGLMEALNSDQYDVIIINYANPDMVGHTGVFEAAVAAVKKIDRCIATVSKKVLDLGGTLLITADHGNVELMEDPVTHAPFTAHTTNKVPFILVSEKYKNAKLDDGKLSDIAPTMLDILGIAKPAEMTGKSLIEK; encoded by the coding sequence ATGAAAAAACCATTGATGTTAATGATTTTAGATGGTTGGGGAATAAATACACATCCTGAACAAAAAAATGCAATTACAACTGCAAATCCAGAAACTTTTAACAGACTTTTAAAAGAGTATCCACACTCACAACTAGAAGCTTCAGGAGAAGCTGTTGGATTACCTGATGGACAAATGGGTAACTCTGAAGTTGGACACTTAAATATTGGATCAGGAAGAATAATATATCAACCATTAGTTGAAATATCTAAAGATATTAAAGATGGAACTATATATGAAAATCCTGTTTTAAAAGAAGCTTTTGAAGCTGCTGTAAAAGGAACTGGAAGAGTTCACTTTGGTGGACTTGTATCAAATGGGGGAGTTCACTCTCACATAGATCATTTGTTCGGATTACTTGCAATGGCTAAAAAGTATGGAGTTAAAGCTTATGTTCATGCATTTTTAGATGGAAGAGATACACCTCCAAAATCTGGAGAAGGTTTCTTAAAAGAACTTGAAGCTGAAATGAAAAAAATTGGAGAAGGAAAAATAGCTACAATATCTGGAAGATATTACGCTATGGACAGAGATAAAAACTGGGATAGAATAAAACTTGCTTATGACGCAATTGTTTTAGGAGAAGGAAAGAAAGCATCATCAGCAACTGAGGCTATTGAAAACTCATATGCTGAAAATGTAACAGATGAGTTTGTTATCCCTACTGTAATAGATGCAGAAGGATTAGCAAAACCTGGAGATGTTTTCATCAATTTCAACTTCAGACCAGACAGAGCTAGAGAGATAACTAGAGCTTTAAATGATAAAGATTTCACTGGATTTGAAAGAAAATATCCTGAAATTAAATACTACTGTATGCGTCAATATGATGCTACAATAGATGCTCCAGTAATTTACGCAGACAAAGAGATCAAAAATACTTTAGGAGAAGTATTATCAAAAGCAGGAATGAAACAATTAAGAACTGCTGAAACTGAAAAATATGCTCACGTTACATTCTTCTTTAATGGAGGAGTGGAAGTTCCATTCCCTGGAGAAGATAGAAAACTTGTAGCATCTCCAAAAGTAGCAACTTATGATTTACAACCTGAAATGTCAGCTTGTGGAGTAACTGAAGGACTTATGGAAGCTTTAAATTCAGATCAATATGATGTAATCATAATAAACTATGCAAACCCTGATATGGTAGGACATACAGGAGTGTTTGAAGCTGCTGTTGCTGCAGTTAAGAAGATAGATAGATGTATTGCTACAGTATCTAAGAAGGTTCTTGACTTAGGTGGAACTCTTCTTATTACAGCTGACCATGGTAACGTTGAACTTATGGAAGATCCTGTAACTCACGCACCATTTACAGCACATACAACTAATAAAGTTCCATTTATCCTAGTTTCTGAAAAATATAAAAATGCAAAACTTGATGATGGAAAATTATCAGATATAGCTCCTACTATGTTAGATATATTAGGAATAGCTAAACCAGCAGAGATGACTGGAAAATCACTTATTGAAAAGTAA
- a CDS encoding RluA family pseudouridine synthase encodes MENIKETITVQAEEQDKGKRIDKFISEVVDDATRSYIQKLISEGLVEIQGKKVTKSGNKLKGNESITINLPEDEVLELVPEDIPLDIIYEDSDIIVVNKGPDMVVHPAHGNYSGTLVNALLYHTKELSGINGDIRPGIVHRLDKDTSGIIVVAKNDAAHENLAKMFKEKNLEKTYMCIAKGIFKDKEGRLETFIGRDPKDRKKMAVVEENGKLAISNYKVLDESKNHSLVEVKIETGRTHQIRVHMKYLNHPIMGDTTYGNGSDGAKRQILHAYKLKFIHPGTGEEMTVVAPLPEDFKGAAKHVGLDIKKVEVE; translated from the coding sequence ATGGAGAATATAAAGGAAACTATTACTGTACAGGCTGAGGAACAGGACAAAGGGAAGAGAATAGATAAGTTTATAAGTGAAGTTGTAGACGATGCAACACGTTCATATATTCAAAAGCTTATAAGTGAAGGATTGGTAGAGATTCAGGGGAAAAAAGTAACTAAAAGCGGTAATAAGCTTAAGGGAAATGAATCTATTACAATTAATCTTCCTGAGGATGAAGTTCTTGAACTTGTACCTGAGGATATTCCACTGGATATTATCTATGAAGATTCTGATATTATTGTGGTTAATAAAGGACCTGATATGGTGGTACATCCAGCTCATGGAAATTATTCAGGGACTCTTGTAAATGCACTTTTATATCATACTAAGGAGCTTTCTGGTATAAATGGAGATATTAGACCTGGAATAGTTCATAGACTTGATAAAGATACAAGTGGAATAATAGTTGTAGCAAAAAATGATGCTGCACATGAAAATCTTGCTAAGATGTTTAAAGAGAAAAATCTTGAAAAAACATATATGTGCATTGCAAAGGGAATATTTAAAGATAAAGAGGGAAGATTGGAAACCTTTATAGGGCGTGACCCAAAAGATAGAAAGAAAATGGCAGTTGTAGAAGAAAATGGAAAGCTTGCTATTTCAAATTATAAAGTATTAGATGAAAGTAAAAATCACTCTCTTGTAGAGGTGAAGATAGAGACAGGAAGAACCCATCAGATAAGAGTGCATATGAAGTATCTAAATCATCCTATTATGGGAGATACAACTTATGGTAATGGAAGTGATGGAGCAAAAAGACAGATTCTGCATGCATACAAATTAAAGTTTATCCATCCAGGAACTGGAGAAGAGATGACAGTTGTTGCACCTCTTCCTGAGGACTTTAAAGGGGCAGCAAAACATGTAGGACTTGACATAAAGAAAGTAGAGGTAGAATAA
- a CDS encoding ComF family protein, with translation MKNLVQSFKNLIFSQKCPVCGRETDGDYFICSDCYGILRKKGTMKNIGNYYYLYYYDRDIKKVIADYKLKNRKILGKELAQLSKRALKKLIADKEIDIVIPVPISEKRYKERGFNQVEEFLNWCEIKYRKIYREKDTEHMYSILNVEKREKNIADAFKNRNLKLDRKNILIVDDIVTTGTTIKEIKKEITKNSSPENIYVFSIAISRVFKE, from the coding sequence ATGAAAAACCTTGTCCAGAGTTTTAAAAATCTGATTTTTTCTCAGAAGTGTCCAGTATGTGGTAGAGAAACAGATGGAGATTACTTTATCTGCAGTGACTGCTATGGAATATTGAGAAAAAAAGGGACAATGAAAAATATTGGTAATTATTATTATCTTTATTACTATGACAGGGATATAAAAAAAGTAATAGCGGACTACAAACTTAAAAACAGGAAAATTCTTGGAAAAGAGCTTGCTCAATTAAGTAAGAGAGCTCTTAAAAAACTCATAGCTGATAAGGAGATAGATATAGTAATCCCTGTGCCTATAAGTGAAAAAAGGTACAAAGAGAGGGGGTTTAATCAAGTTGAAGAATTTTTAAATTGGTGTGAAATTAAATATAGAAAAATATATAGGGAGAAGGATACTGAGCATATGTATAGTATTCTCAATGTGGAAAAAAGAGAGAAAAATATTGCAGATGCTTTTAAAAATAGAAATTTGAAATTGGACAGGAAAAATATCCTGATAGTTGATGATATAGTAACAACTGGTACAACAATAAAGGAGATAAAAAAGGAGATAACTAAAAATAGTTCTCCTGAAAATATATACGTTTTTTCTATTGCTATATCGAGAGTTTTTAAGGAATAG
- a CDS encoding ribonuclease HII, with product MTDELHQFDIEQGNDIVGVDEAGRGPLAGPVVAAAAKLKDYNEVLREINDSKKLTEKKRERLFDVIMEHFHVGVGIASVEEIDSINILNATFLAMRRAIENLGGNCTDDTLVLVDGNFKIREYKGKQQEVIKGDAKSLSIAAASIIAKVTRDRMMVAEGEKYPEYHFEKHKGYGTKAHREAIFEHGVLDIHRKSFLTKILAKHGK from the coding sequence ATGACAGATGAACTTCATCAATTTGATATTGAACAGGGTAATGATATAGTAGGTGTAGATGAGGCTGGAAGAGGTCCACTTGCAGGACCGGTAGTAGCAGCTGCAGCTAAACTTAAAGATTATAATGAAGTACTAAGAGAGATAAATGACTCTAAAAAACTCACTGAAAAGAAAAGAGAGAGACTTTTTGATGTTATTATGGAGCACTTTCATGTAGGTGTTGGTATAGCTTCAGTTGAAGAGATAGACAGTATAAATATACTAAATGCCACTTTTCTTGCAATGAGAAGGGCAATTGAAAATTTAGGTGGAAATTGCACTGATGATACACTTGTATTAGTAGATGGAAATTTTAAAATAAGAGAGTATAAAGGAAAGCAACAGGAGGTAATAAAAGGAGATGCAAAGAGTCTTTCAATAGCAGCAGCTTCTATTATTGCCAAGGTAACAAGAGATAGAATGATGGTTGCAGAAGGTGAGAAATATCCAGAATATCACTTTGAAAAACATAAAGGTTATGGAACAAAGGCTCATAGAGAAGCGATATTTGAGCATGGAGTTTTAGATATTCATAGAAAGAGTTTCTTAACTAAGATTCTGGCCAAACATGGTAAATAG
- a CDS encoding aminotransferase class I/II-fold pyridoxal phosphate-dependent enzyme, producing MISFKNDYSEGALPIVMEALLKTNMEQTVGYGEDEYTAEAIEGIKKAIKCEDCYVRLLVGGTQTNLLTIAHILRPYQAVISADTGHISVHEAGAIEATGHKVIELTTDGTGKLDIDSIKKAYEYHTNDPHMAQPKMVYISNPTELGTLYSKKEIMDIYNYCQEVGMYLFIDGARLASALASPVNDIELADYPKYCDVFYIGGTKCGLLFGEALVITNKNLSEGFFHSTKQRGATIAKGRLLGVQFIELFIGDRYYQVGKHSNDMALRLKQAVVDAGFGLLVDSHTNQQFFIFPNEVIKELEKNYLFETAKIIDENYTAVRFVTSWATKKEAVECFVKEMEKYTQI from the coding sequence ATGATAAGTTTTAAAAACGACTACAGTGAAGGGGCTCTTCCAATAGTAATGGAAGCTCTTTTAAAAACAAACATGGAACAAACAGTGGGATATGGAGAAGATGAATATACTGCTGAAGCTATTGAGGGGATTAAAAAAGCTATTAAATGCGAAGATTGTTATGTGAGATTACTGGTAGGAGGAACTCAAACTAACCTTCTTACTATTGCACACATCTTAAGACCTTATCAGGCTGTTATATCTGCTGATACTGGACATATAAGTGTCCATGAAGCTGGAGCTATTGAAGCAACAGGACATAAGGTAATAGAGCTTACTACAGATGGTACTGGAAAACTTGATATAGATTCTATCAAAAAAGCTTATGAATACCATACAAATGACCCTCACATGGCACAACCAAAAATGGTATATATCTCAAATCCAACTGAACTTGGAACTCTATACAGTAAAAAAGAGATAATGGATATATATAACTACTGTCAGGAAGTTGGAATGTACCTATTTATAGATGGAGCAAGACTTGCATCTGCACTTGCATCACCTGTAAATGATATTGAGCTTGCTGACTATCCAAAATATTGTGATGTATTTTATATAGGTGGAACTAAGTGTGGACTTCTATTTGGTGAAGCACTTGTTATTACAAATAAGAATTTATCTGAAGGTTTCTTCCATTCTACAAAACAGCGTGGAGCTACTATAGCTAAAGGAAGACTTTTAGGAGTTCAATTTATAGAACTGTTTATTGGAGACAGATATTATCAGGTAGGAAAACACTCAAATGATATGGCACTTCGTCTTAAACAGGCAGTTGTTGATGCAGGATTTGGACTACTTGTAGATTCTCATACAAACCAACAGTTCTTTATCTTCCCTAATGAAGTGATAAAAGAGCTTGAAAAAAATTACCTATTTGAAACAGCAAAAATAATAGATGAAAACTACACAGCTGTTAGATTTGTAACATCTTGGGCTACTAAAAAAGAGGCTGTAGAATGCTTTGTAAAAGAGATGGAAAAATATACTCAAATTTAA
- a CDS encoding chemotaxis protein, which yields MELYIDNKKVKLKGKKYESFGKAINDIIIHLKKDNKIPYKFYVNGESLKDNSIINVDDLKLIEVITKSEGEVLLDSLLKAKAQIELYFELFDGFSQENEEEDEEPQEIEVEVEVIEEENATYANEPLVINEVELLERVIFLRWFYNLLLLIKASGDLEFVYDDFNEYVDDVEKELKLAEDAYDSKDYETFLDILQFSVGDLLNEFYNNFDNYYSDIAAEENRKRLPN from the coding sequence ATGGAATTATATATAGACAACAAAAAAGTAAAGCTCAAGGGCAAAAAATATGAGAGCTTTGGAAAAGCAATAAATGATATTATCATTCATCTTAAAAAGGATAATAAAATCCCTTATAAATTTTATGTCAATGGAGAGTCTTTAAAAGATAATTCAATAATAAATGTTGATGACCTTAAACTTATTGAGGTAATTACAAAGTCCGAAGGAGAGGTACTTTTAGATTCACTTTTAAAAGCTAAGGCTCAGATAGAACTATATTTTGAACTTTTTGACGGATTTTCACAAGAAAATGAAGAGGAAGATGAAGAGCCACAAGAGATTGAAGTAGAAGTTGAAGTTATAGAAGAGGAAAATGCTACATATGCAAATGAACCTCTTGTAATAAATGAGGTAGAACTTTTAGAAAGAGTGATATTCTTAAGATGGTTCTACAATCTTCTTTTACTGATTAAAGCAAGTGGAGATCTTGAATTTGTTTATGATGATTTTAATGAATATGTAGATGATGTTGAAAAAGAACTTAAACTTGCAGAAGATGCATATGACTCGAAAGATTATGAGACATTTTTAGATATTTTACAATTTTCAGTTGGTGATCTTTTAAATGAGTTTTATAATAATTTTGATAATTATTACTCAGATATTGCTGCTGAAGAAAATCGTAAAAGATTGCCCAATTAA
- the tpiA gene encoding triose-phosphate isomerase → MRTNVIAGNWKMNKTNEEAVKMLTELKGLVKDVKDVKVIIGAPFTALSDAVKAVEGSNIGIAAENVYPKASGAYTGEVSPVMLKSIGVKYVILGHSERREYFHETNEFINEKVKAVLENGMTPILCIGEKLEDREGGRTAQVTEKQIREGLAGITAEEAKNIIVAYEPVWAIGTGKTATPEMAQETHKQIREVLKDMFGSVADEMVIQYGGSMKPGNAAELLAQADIDGGLIGGASLEADSFAKIVLAARK, encoded by the coding sequence ATGAGAACTAATGTAATAGCTGGAAACTGGAAAATGAATAAAACAAATGAAGAAGCAGTAAAAATGCTTACTGAATTAAAAGGATTAGTAAAAGATGTAAAAGATGTAAAAGTAATAATTGGAGCACCTTTTACAGCTCTTTCAGATGCTGTTAAAGCAGTTGAAGGAAGCAACATAGGAATAGCGGCTGAAAATGTTTATCCAAAAGCATCAGGAGCTTACACAGGAGAAGTATCACCTGTAATGTTAAAATCAATAGGGGTAAAATACGTAATTTTAGGACACTCTGAAAGAAGAGAATACTTCCACGAAACTAATGAATTTATAAATGAAAAAGTAAAAGCAGTACTTGAAAATGGAATGACACCTATTCTTTGTATTGGAGAAAAATTAGAAGATAGAGAAGGTGGAAGAACTGCTCAAGTAACTGAAAAACAAATTAGAGAAGGTTTAGCAGGAATAACAGCTGAAGAAGCTAAAAACATAATCGTTGCATACGAACCAGTATGGGCAATTGGAACAGGAAAAACTGCTACTCCAGAAATGGCTCAAGAAACTCACAAACAAATTAGAGAAGTTTTAAAAGATATGTTTGGATCAGTTGCTGATGAGATGGTAATTCAATATGGTGGATCAATGAAACCAGGAAATGCAGCAGAATTACTTGCTCAAGCAGATATTGATGGTGGTCTTATAGGAGGAGCATCATTAGAAGCTGATTCATTTGCTAAAATAGTTTTAGCTGCAAGAAAATAG
- a CDS encoding DEAD/DEAH box helicase, translating to MSLKNMENGVDSICFMLKMDDKGAYIVPVDSQGEIIESFDVDSEAEDTTSKILNYIKGIKEDSFFIDWEREYPEAYITEHCNLIDYLIDNPKFVNEKMESYKWQKRGNSLALIIKESEENPDFLKTELLLNGSITDFIIINEDLILAEDTFYIIDMVSNTFHTLRELVCTMDKRGLENFLTLTFKYFKDIEVEYKDYKVVTGEKNTPRPQLVIEKISQDNSLYLQITLMISGMNYEFLRDNEIDHAVIVNNMEKKISICEIDISRINEATEEVMKLLTKHQKKIKVKSGFYIDETNLIIMQEKLAKEFIMKDLLQLASKYRVVGTDKLRKYNIRAIKPKVIGNFSHSIDFLEGEIELDLEGEKFSILDVLSAYRKDSYIMLSDGTSALINKKYIEKLERIFKDSDKKQVKLSFFDLPLVEELIEDKIFSEEMNKSRAFFKGINNIKDYKVSAPKVNATLREYQEYGYKWLSYLMDNHLGGCLADDMGLGKTLQAIALLTRLHGKKGKKSLVVMPKSLIYNWDGEIKKFSPKLKVGIYYGNFRNKSIIDKNEVILTTYGTVRNDIEMIRDYYFDCVILDESQNIKNVNAQTTKAIMLLNSGHRVALSGTPIENNLSELYSLFRFLNPSMFGTLDEFNTFYAIPIQRENDTDAIEELRKKVYPFILRRIKKEVLKDLPDKIEKTMYIEMNPEQKKLYEERRMYYYKMVHSQIQENGIGKTQFFILQALNELRQITSCPEAKSHGVMSSKREVLINNIVEAVENGHKVLVFTNYINSINSICEDLDRNGIKYLSMSGSTKDRQLLVDKFQKDSKYKVFVMTLKTGGVGLNLTAADTIFIYDPWWNKTVENQAIDRAYRLGQDRTVFSYKLILKDTIEEKILQLQESKIKLLDNLISEDNATLKTLTEKDIEFILGD from the coding sequence ATGAGCTTAAAAAATATGGAAAATGGAGTGGATAGTATTTGCTTTATGCTTAAAATGGACGACAAAGGAGCCTATATTGTTCCTGTTGATTCACAAGGGGAAATAATAGAGAGTTTCGATGTAGATAGCGAAGCAGAAGATACTACAAGTAAAATATTAAATTATATAAAAGGAATAAAAGAGGACAGCTTTTTTATAGACTGGGAGAGAGAATACCCAGAAGCATATATAACTGAGCACTGTAATCTTATAGATTATCTTATTGACAATCCAAAATTTGTAAATGAGAAGATGGAAAGCTATAAGTGGCAAAAAAGAGGGAATTCACTGGCTCTTATTATAAAAGAGAGTGAAGAAAATCCTGATTTTTTAAAGACAGAGTTACTATTAAATGGCTCTATTACAGATTTTATAATAATAAATGAAGACTTGATACTTGCAGAAGATACCTTTTACATAATAGATATGGTAAGCAATACCTTTCATACCTTAAGAGAATTAGTTTGTACGATGGACAAGAGAGGACTTGAAAATTTCCTAACACTTACTTTTAAATATTTTAAGGATATTGAAGTGGAATATAAGGATTATAAGGTAGTTACTGGAGAGAAGAATACTCCAAGACCTCAACTTGTAATTGAAAAGATATCTCAGGATAATAGTTTGTATCTTCAGATAACTTTGATGATTTCAGGAATGAATTATGAATTTTTAAGAGATAATGAGATAGACCATGCTGTTATAGTAAATAATATGGAAAAGAAAATCTCTATATGTGAGATAGATATAAGCCGTATTAATGAAGCTACTGAAGAGGTAATGAAACTTCTTACAAAGCATCAGAAAAAGATAAAAGTTAAGTCAGGATTCTATATAGATGAGACAAATCTTATCATAATGCAGGAAAAACTTGCTAAAGAGTTTATAATGAAGGACCTTTTACAACTTGCATCTAAATATAGAGTAGTTGGAACTGATAAACTTAGAAAATATAATATAAGAGCTATAAAACCAAAGGTTATTGGAAATTTCAGTCATTCAATAGACTTTTTAGAAGGAGAGATAGAACTTGATTTAGAGGGAGAAAAGTTTTCAATTCTAGATGTTCTTTCAGCTTACAGGAAAGATTCATATATCATGCTTAGTGATGGAACAAGTGCTCTTATTAATAAAAAATATATTGAAAAACTTGAAAGAATATTTAAAGACAGTGATAAAAAGCAGGTTAAGCTTTCGTTCTTTGACCTTCCATTAGTTGAGGAGCTTATTGAGGATAAGATTTTCTCAGAAGAGATGAATAAAAGCAGAGCCTTTTTCAAAGGGATAAATAATATAAAAGATTACAAAGTATCAGCTCCAAAGGTAAATGCAACTTTAAGAGAGTATCAGGAGTATGGTTACAAGTGGCTTTCATACCTTATGGATAACCATTTAGGTGGATGTCTTGCAGATGACATGGGACTTGGAAAGACACTTCAGGCAATAGCTTTACTTACAAGACTTCATGGTAAAAAAGGTAAGAAGAGTCTTGTTGTAATGCCAAAATCCCTTATATATAACTGGGATGGAGAGATAAAAAAATTCAGCCCAAAATTAAAAGTAGGTATCTATTATGGTAACTTTAGAAATAAGAGTATCATAGATAAGAATGAAGTTATACTTACAACTTATGGAACAGTCAGAAATGATATTGAGATGATAAGAGATTACTATTTTGATTGTGTAATATTAGATGAATCTCAAAATATTAAAAACGTCAATGCACAGACTACAAAGGCTATTATGCTTTTAAATTCTGGACATAGAGTTGCATTAAGTGGTACCCCAATTGAGAATAACTTAAGTGAATTATATTCACTATTTAGATTTTTAAATCCATCTATGTTTGGAACTTTAGATGAGTTTAATACATTCTATGCAATTCCTATTCAAAGGGAAAATGACACAGATGCAATTGAAGAGTTAAGAAAGAAGGTATATCCATTCATACTTAGAAGAATTAAAAAAGAGGTATTGAAGGACTTACCTGATAAGATAGAAAAAACAATGTACATTGAAATGAATCCAGAGCAGAAAAAGTTATACGAAGAGAGAAGAATGTACTACTACAAAATGGTACACTCACAGATTCAGGAAAATGGAATTGGAAAAACACAATTTTTCATCCTTCAGGCTTTAAATGAGCTAAGACAGATAACAAGCTGTCCAGAGGCTAAAAGTCATGGAGTGATGTCGAGCAAAAGAGAAGTACTTATAAACAACATAGTTGAAGCAGTGGAAAATGGTCATAAGGTTCTTGTATTTACTAACTATATAAACTCAATTAACAGTATATGTGAGGACCTGGATAGAAATGGTATAAAATATCTTTCTATGAGTGGAAGCACTAAAGATAGACAACTTCTTGTGGATAAATTCCAAAAAGACAGCAAATATAAGGTATTTGTAATGACACTGAAAACAGGAGGAGTTGGTCTTAACCTTACAGCGGCAGATACAATATTCATATACGACCCATGGTGGAATAAAACAGTGGAAAATCAGGCTATAGACAGAGCATATAGACTTGGTCAGGACAGAACTGTATTCTCTTACAAACTGATACTTAAAGACACCATAGAGGAAAAGATATTACAGTTACAGGAATCGAAGATAAAACTTCTGGATAATCTGATATCTGAAGATAATGCTACGCTTAAGACACTTACAGAAAAAGATATTGAGTTTATTTTAGGAGACTAG
- a CDS encoding YraN family protein: MVNRRQLGKEYEDRATKILEENGYKIIKKNYFGRYGEIDIIAQKKNLLAIVEVKFRKTRKYGEGIEAVDIRKIRRMYKTAKEFIYKKKLYDMDIRFDCIYFLDSEVSWTKNIAWGDEIGF; encoded by the coding sequence ATGGTAAATAGACGTCAGTTAGGAAAAGAGTATGAGGATAGAGCAACCAAGATTCTGGAAGAAAATGGATATAAAATAATTAAAAAAAATTATTTTGGAAGATATGGAGAAATTGATATAATTGCACAAAAGAAAAACCTCCTTGCAATAGTGGAGGTAAAATTCAGAAAGACCAGAAAATATGGAGAGGGAATTGAAGCAGTAGACATACGAAAGATAAGAAGAATGTATAAAACTGCTAAAGAATTCATCTATAAGAAAAAATTATATGATATGGATATAAGATTTGACTGTATATATTTTCTGGACAGTGAGGTCTCTTGGACTAAGAACATTGCGTGGGGTGATGAAATTGGATTTTAA